ACGTCAGAGCGCCGGAGGTGAACATGGATACTAATTGGCGACTCGCCGGGTTACTGTTTTTGGAATTTTTATCGATATGGGATCGGGGCAACCCTCGATCGAGAAGGAGCACGGGATGAGCCTTACGCCCCCACGACGATATTGGCTGACAGGCGCAAGTAATGGCCTGGGCGCCTCGCTGGCTGAAGAAATACTGAAAACCGGTGCCCATCTGGCCGTCACTTCACGTTCGCTGGCGCCTTTGAAAGTCTTGTCTCAACGGTATCCGGGGCAAGTGCTGGTGCTGGCTGGCGATATGACCGACAGTCAGACCGTGCGCGAGACCGGCGAGCAGATTGCCGAGATCTGGGGATCCCTGGATACGTTGATTCTCAATGCCGGCACCTGCGAATACGTGGATGCCAAACAGTTCGATGCCTCGATCGTCGAACATGTTGTACGCACCAACCTGCTTGCCAGCAGCTATTGCGTCGAAGCTGCGTTGCCGCTGTTGCGCGCCGGAACTGCACCGCACTTGGTCGGCCTGGCCAGCCCGGTCACCTACCTGCCGCTCCCGCGAGCGGAGGCTTATGGCAACTCCAGAGCCGGCTTGCGCTACCTGTTCGAGTCCATGCGCCTGGACGTTGCATCAGATGGAGTCGAAGTCACCGTGGTCAGCCCCGGCGCTCCCGACACCCCGCCAGCTGCCAAAAAAGACCCATCGGCCCCTTTCCTCTGGCCGGC
This genomic interval from Pseudomonas putida contains the following:
- a CDS encoding SDR family NAD(P)-dependent oxidoreductase, encoding MSLTPPRRYWLTGASNGLGASLAEEILKTGAHLAVTSRSLAPLKVLSQRYPGQVLVLAGDMTDSQTVRETGEQIAEIWGSLDTLILNAGTCEYVDAKQFDASIVEHVVRTNLLASSYCVEAALPLLRAGTAPHLVGLASPVTYLPLPRAEAYGNSRAGLRYLFESMRLDVASDGVEVTVVSPGAPDTPPAAKKDPSAPFLWPAAKAARYIFEKLKNRPLEIHFAGTTVAELWPMAKLPCKTELTIGKSMVRSSPPIMDSP